CAACATATGCATAATCATGGAGCTCCGCAGGAATAAATTCATGCCTTGGAACTGTTAAAAGTGCTTTTGAAACCATTTTATTTTTTAAATATCCTGCGTTTATTAATCCTTTAACAATTGCTTCCATTTTTTTTATTGTCATAATATATACTCTCTTTTAGATTATAGATATTATATATATTAATATTATTTTCTATCTCTTCTTTCTATTTTCTTTTTATCTTCTTTTACTATTGCAAGATATGCCATGGAACATATTATAAATGAAGATATCACGGCAAATTTATACATATTAGATAAACCAACATAATCAGCCACAAAACCAAGAACTACGGCACCAATAAACATACCAATGTTTAAACTGGTGGTAAAAAATCCCATGGCACTACCTTTTTTATGTGACAATATTTCTTTCATAGATAGTGCATTAATGGCAGGAGTATATATTGCATTACCAACAGCCATTATCATAAGAGCTCCAAGCATGGTTAAAAAGGAATAGCTTTCAGATAATGACCAAACCCCAACTGATGCAATTATTAGCCCAATAATTATTAATATATTGCCTTTTTTATCATATATCTTCCCAAAAGCTCTCTGTAATATCCCCATAACTAAATTTGTAGAGGCTATTAAAAATCCAACTTCTCCCAATCCAATATTGAAGCCATGGGCATATATTGCCAAATAACCCACAACTCCTGCTGTGGTTGCCATATATGTTGTATTCATAATATAAGAGGCTAAAAAATATTTATTTTTCAAAAATTCAAATGATATTAATTTTTGTTTGTAGTTTTGTAAATTGTCCCGTTTATAAAATAATAATTTATCAGTATATTGAAAATCGCCATTTTCATTTACCATTATATTTTTTAATTTAAAATAACTAACAATAAAGGCAAAAAAGGTAATTGCTCCACAAAAATAAAATGGTGTAGTCAATCCATACCACTCTGCGAGAAATCCTCCAATTAATGGACCTGTGGCAAATCCAAGAGCTATTGCACTACTGAATAATCCCATATATTCTCCAAGTTTTTCCCTTGGAGCTATTGACGCAACATAGGCTCCGGCAACAGGAGTAATAAATGAGGAGAATACACCATTTAATACTCTAACAAATATTAATCCAATAACAGAAGCTACAAAGGCGTAGGATAGCGTAAAAATCCCGCAGAAAAATGTTCCGATTAATATGAATATCTTTTTTCCATATTTGTCCGATAAACTCCCAACAGGCATTTGAGCTATGGTTCTTGCTATTGCAAAAGAGCCAAAAATAAGTCCTATGTCTAAGTTTGACGCCCCTAAGCTTTTAGCATAAATAGACATAAGTGGAGCTATTAACCCAATTCCTAACATTGTTATAAATGTTGTAATCCATAATATTATTACCGTTTCCATTGGATTTGTGTTTTTATTCATTATATTTCCATTTTTGTTTTTGTTTGGTATGTTATATGGCATGTTTATGGTTATATATATTAATTTTCATATCTTTTATATCTATTTTCAATTTATTTCTTAATCCATTTATCCAATGTTGTTTTTGGTTTATTGGACGAAAACTTTTGGTCATTGTCGCTTTCCGCTTTGCTTCCATACCACTTAATTTTTGGTTTTAGAATACTTATTTTTCCATATTCTCCCCCTCCACCAGGATAAATATATATTTTATTTTTTCTAAACAAATAAATGATTTTTCCAACTTTTTCATTTATTTTTTTTAAATCCTCTATATTTATATTTATGAGCACGGTAATTTCATTACCATATGCTTCAATATATTGTTGCCATATTGAATCCACAGCTTTTGTGCCTATGTTTTTATTAATTGAAAGGGAGATTATTTGAGATAGGGGAATTATTTTATGATAGGGGGGCCTATCTGGTAAATTATTATTATTATTATTATTATTATTTTGGAGCTCCCTACTTCTATCCAATACTCCCTTTTTAATTCTCCCGCCACATTCGGCACATTTGTAGTTTAACTGTTTGGCATCATTTATGTTGTATCTCAAATAGCACCGAGAACAGGCAGTTAAATAATATTTTCCAAGAGCAGGGTCAAGACCATAATTTGCAATGATTTTATTTTTATTATCTTTATTGTTTGCATCATTGTAATTTTTGTTTTTTAATACCTGTTTTATCTCTTCAAAATTATGTTCAAAATTCCCAAGATTATTTATTTCAATTCTATTAAATTCTCGCCCCAATCTATGCGGATAAAATGAATGGGCATCAGAATTACTTAAAAATGGAATGTCCTTTAATTCTTCAATTGAGTTTGCCATCTCTGTATCTGCTGAAAGTCCCAATTCAAGAAAATCCGGCTTTTCATAATAGCAATCATATATTGAATTAAATGATTTATAAATACTTGTGTAGGGAGTAAAAGCATGAGCTGGACCTATTAGTCCTTCAATTTCTTTAATAATTTTAAAAAGTTCTTTTCCATTTAATACCACTTTGGGTCGCCCCTCACCATCTATATTTTTTGAATATGTTTTTAGGAGCTCCCTTAATTCTTCAACTTTTGAAATATTTGGAATAAAAATTAAATGGTGAATTCTATTTTCGTCCTCGATTTCCGTGGTAAGTAGTAAATTATTACTATTGTTGTGATGTTTGATTTCTTTTAAATATATGGGGTGAAGACAATCCCCAGTTCCAATAATTTCGAGCCCTTTCTTTTTTCCATATTTTATTATATTTTCAATATTCATAAATTTTGAAGTCCCCTTAGAATATCGTGAGTGAATATGTAAATCGGCATTTACTATCAAATTATCACCAAAAAAAGCACAAAAATAAATAAATTTTTAAAAAAAATAAATAAATATTTTAAATTCACAGGATTTAAAATTATATATTGGTCTTTATTCTTCATCTTCAAGACTTTTTAAAAATGAGGCTATTTTTTTAACCACTATTTTGGCATCTTCCTCATTTGTGGGATACACTACATTAATTATTGGAACGCCTTTTCTCCTTATGGTATATTTTGAAAGCTCATTAGTTCTTGCACAACCAACACATCCAAATCCAATGGGGGCTTCTTCCATAATAATTGCAGCTTCTGCTTCTTCAATCAATGGGCCAATCATGGACATTCTG
The window above is part of the Methanococcus aeolicus Nankai-3 genome. Proteins encoded here:
- a CDS encoding MFS transporter, translated to MPYNIPNKNKNGNIMNKNTNPMETVIILWITTFITMLGIGLIAPLMSIYAKSLGASNLDIGLIFGSFAIARTIAQMPVGSLSDKYGKKIFILIGTFFCGIFTLSYAFVASVIGLIFVRVLNGVFSSFITPVAGAYVASIAPREKLGEYMGLFSSAIALGFATGPLIGGFLAEWYGLTTPFYFCGAITFFAFIVSYFKLKNIMVNENGDFQYTDKLLFYKRDNLQNYKQKLISFEFLKNKYFLASYIMNTTYMATTAGVVGYLAIYAHGFNIGLGEVGFLIASTNLVMGILQRAFGKIYDKKGNILIIIGLIIASVGVWSLSESYSFLTMLGALMIMAVGNAIYTPAINALSMKEILSHKKGSAMGFFTTSLNIGMFIGAVVLGFVADYVGLSNMYKFAVISSFIICSMAYLAIVKEDKKKIERRDRK
- a CDS encoding TIGR00375 family protein, with protein sequence MIVNADLHIHSRYSKGTSKFMNIENIIKYGKKKGLEIIGTGDCLHPIYLKEIKHHNNSNNLLLTTEIEDENRIHHLIFIPNISKVEELRELLKTYSKNIDGEGRPKVVLNGKELFKIIKEIEGLIGPAHAFTPYTSIYKSFNSIYDCYYEKPDFLELGLSADTEMANSIEELKDIPFLSNSDAHSFYPHRLGREFNRIEINNLGNFEHNFEEIKQVLKNKNYNDANNKDNKNKIIANYGLDPALGKYYLTACSRCYLRYNINDAKQLNYKCAECGGRIKKGVLDRSRELQNNNNNNNNNLPDRPPYHKIIPLSQIISLSINKNIGTKAVDSIWQQYIEAYGNEITVLININIEDLKKINEKVGKIIYLFRKNKIYIYPGGGGEYGKISILKPKIKWYGSKAESDNDQKFSSNKPKTTLDKWIKK
- a CDS encoding methanogenesis marker 5 protein; the protein is MKKVFIYPPNSLILGDLVERFGHKPLMINNSIGDKVRSAEIDSPPLNMTDEDPKKGLHYAAIEVPSGVRGRMSMIGPLIEEAEAAIIMEEAPIGFGCVGCARTNELSKYTIRRKGVPIINVVYPTNEEDAKIVVKKIASFLKSLEDEE